Proteins encoded by one window of Winogradskyella sp. PG-2:
- a CDS encoding pseudouridine synthase, with the protein MTNFQYFKIYKPYGYLSQFINHQNKRKSKKLLGELVNLPEGVMAVGRLDEKSEGLLLLTTDGKFSNHITSSKIDKEYHVMVDGVITPEIISEIKEGLYISVEGKPYKTKPCKAAILNDTSHIIERFVRDERHGPTSWLSVTLTEGKYRQVRKMTAKVGLPTLRLVRVRIGNYKLETMKPSEVLPINY; encoded by the coding sequence ATTACAAATTTTCAATACTTTAAAATATATAAACCATATGGTTATTTAAGTCAATTTATTAACCATCAAAACAAGAGGAAGTCCAAAAAACTTTTAGGAGAATTAGTGAATTTACCTGAAGGAGTTATGGCTGTTGGTCGTTTAGACGAAAAGTCTGAAGGTCTACTTCTATTAACTACAGATGGTAAATTTAGTAACCATATTACAAGTTCTAAAATTGATAAAGAATACCATGTTATGGTAGATGGGGTAATTACGCCAGAAATTATTTCCGAAATAAAAGAAGGACTTTATATATCTGTTGAGGGCAAACCATATAAGACAAAACCTTGTAAAGCTGCAATTTTAAATGATACATCGCATATCATCGAGCGTTTTGTTAGAGATGAACGACATGGACCAACGTCTTGGTTATCAGTAACATTAACTGAAGGTAAGTATAGACAAGTAAGAAAAATGACTGCAAAAGTAGGACTACCTACATTACGATTAGTAAGGGTAAGAATTGGTAATTATAAATTAGAAACGATGAAACCCTCAGAAGTATTACCTATTAATTATTAG
- a CDS encoding DUF3857 domain-containing transglutaminase family protein: MLHINTISKSIGLIILCFISNTIHGQLKSEKEGNWIDLQSYNETISISEDDIEYGLVTLLSDEQTHAIKKHQYRRIVTKISDNVGIQSASEISINYDPTYQSLVIHKIDVIRNDETIDKLIINNFQVLRKESNSESYIYDGSLTAMINLADIRKGDIIDYSYTIKGFNPIHEGNFSGAFYLNDYVYVNKIHLRIISNKELVHKVFNSNIAPNIVKTTNQYIYDWSANNVKPANFEENAPSWFMEYQILFVSDYQSWEEVVNWAIDVYDINKALSPELKRKVESIKAKHKTRGKRIEAILNFIQNEIRYLGLEDGIGSYKPFTPSKVFNQRFGDCKDKSLLMVTMLNALDIKAYPMLVNTIYGKSLPELLPTPKAFDHVVVKAVDENGTPLFFDPTITNQKGDFKNVFFPNYRYGLVIKEGATELEELQTFATNLIEVFDEYDLEPVGNGADLKVKTIYYDYEADVMRSYYKANSISTIEDNFKNYYTAYHDDIEVIESPIIVDDSIENTITIKEHYKLNNIWEPMVGEENQIAVSFYPSSIGDALYIPTEKTRTKPVSLYYPSSKRHNITVRLPRKWGIENEEYTISSNDFYYEFEAKYIKSKNIFHLNHFYKNQNSDVLIDNFDEYYNDIKKLENRISYYIFIPKNYVESNSNTFVRKYEDNKNNSSVVVIVLLLVVLIAVLLIYILRIRNLNK; this comes from the coding sequence ATGCTTCATATCAATACTATTTCTAAATCAATAGGCTTAATTATTCTTTGTTTTATCTCTAACACTATTCATGGGCAATTAAAATCGGAAAAAGAGGGAAATTGGATAGACTTACAATCCTATAATGAAACAATAAGCATCTCAGAAGATGACATAGAATATGGTCTTGTTACCTTGCTTTCAGATGAGCAGACTCATGCAATAAAAAAGCACCAATATAGACGTATTGTAACTAAAATTTCTGATAATGTTGGTATACAAAGCGCCTCTGAAATTTCTATAAATTATGACCCAACATATCAAAGCTTAGTTATTCATAAAATAGATGTTATTAGAAATGATGAAACTATTGACAAGCTAATTATTAATAATTTTCAAGTACTACGGAAAGAATCAAATTCTGAAAGCTATATCTATGATGGCAGCCTAACAGCTATGATAAATTTAGCAGATATTAGAAAAGGTGATATTATTGATTATAGCTATACAATTAAGGGGTTTAACCCAATACATGAAGGCAATTTTTCAGGTGCATTTTATCTAAATGATTATGTATACGTAAATAAAATTCATTTAAGAATTATCAGTAACAAAGAGTTAGTTCATAAAGTGTTTAATTCTAATATTGCTCCAAATATTGTTAAGACTACAAACCAATATATTTACGACTGGAGTGCCAATAATGTTAAACCAGCAAATTTTGAAGAGAACGCTCCGAGCTGGTTTATGGAGTATCAAATTCTATTCGTTTCAGACTACCAATCCTGGGAGGAAGTTGTTAATTGGGCAATAGACGTTTATGATATAAATAAAGCACTATCACCAGAATTAAAGAGAAAAGTTGAGTCTATTAAGGCAAAGCATAAAACTCGTGGTAAACGTATAGAAGCCATACTGAATTTTATTCAAAATGAAATACGTTATTTAGGTTTAGAAGATGGTATTGGTAGTTACAAACCTTTCACTCCTAGCAAAGTTTTTAACCAAAGATTTGGAGATTGCAAAGACAAATCTTTATTAATGGTTACAATGCTCAATGCATTGGATATAAAAGCGTACCCAATGTTAGTGAATACTATTTACGGTAAATCTTTACCTGAATTATTACCAACACCAAAAGCGTTTGATCATGTGGTAGTAAAAGCAGTTGATGAAAATGGTACTCCTTTATTTTTTGACCCAACTATTACGAATCAAAAAGGGGATTTTAAAAATGTCTTTTTCCCAAATTACAGATATGGCTTGGTTATCAAAGAAGGTGCGACTGAATTGGAAGAGCTACAAACTTTCGCTACAAATTTAATTGAAGTATTTGATGAATATGATTTAGAGCCTGTAGGCAATGGGGCTGATTTAAAAGTAAAAACAATTTATTATGATTACGAAGCAGACGTGATGCGTAGCTATTATAAAGCAAATAGCATCTCAACTATAGAAGACAATTTTAAAAATTATTATACAGCTTATCACGACGATATAGAAGTTATTGAATCACCAATTATTGTAGATGATAGCATTGAAAATACAATAACGATTAAAGAGCATTATAAATTAAATAATATATGGGAACCAATGGTTGGAGAAGAGAACCAAATAGCCGTTTCCTTTTATCCATCTAGTATTGGTGATGCTCTTTATATTCCAACTGAAAAGACAAGAACAAAACCAGTTTCATTATACTATCCTAGTTCAAAACGACACAATATCACAGTACGTCTACCTCGTAAATGGGGAATTGAAAATGAAGAATACACTATTAGTTCTAATGATTTCTATTATGAATTTGAAGCTAAATATATTAAGAGTAAAAATATTTTTCATTTAAATCATTTCTATAAGAATCAAAATAGTGACGTGCTTATAGATAATTTTGATGAGTATTATAATGATATAAAAAAACTAGAGAATAGAATTTCTTACTACATATTCATACCCAAGAATTATGTGGAATCAAATTCCAACACTTTTGTTCGAAAATATGAAGACAATAAAAATAACAGTTCTGTTGTGGTAATTGTTCTCCTTTTAGTTGTGCTTATTGCAGTGCTATTAATTTATATTCTTAGAATTAGAAACCTTAATAAATAA
- a CDS encoding DUF1853 family protein: MDLITKLRYKGYLATPPLWKDNDVSQYNQVILSDNSEIIDNSDKFKNKRLGKLVEEFVNHQIKQESAYTWICNNLQIQEGKQTVGEIDALYYFKDLPIHIEIVYKFYLYDTLKTYKSPLAYWIGPNRKDSLLYKLDKLHNKQLPLLHHKSTKAYLDNYNLKAKTIAQKLCFKAQLFLPHNNLSIDIKPLNPGCIIGYHITFNKIEVLKNYEFYFPEKLDWLVIPHLNVNWISYNLAIELIKNKINDRRSPLVWIKNNKDNLYKYFITFW; this comes from the coding sequence ATGGATTTAATCACAAAATTACGTTATAAAGGTTATCTAGCTACACCTCCACTTTGGAAAGACAATGACGTGTCTCAATATAACCAGGTTATATTAAGTGATAATTCTGAAATAATAGATAACTCCGATAAATTTAAAAACAAACGTTTAGGCAAACTTGTAGAAGAGTTTGTAAATCATCAAATCAAGCAAGAAAGTGCTTATACATGGATTTGCAACAATCTTCAAATTCAAGAAGGTAAACAAACCGTAGGTGAGATTGATGCTTTGTACTATTTTAAAGATCTACCAATTCACATAGAAATCGTCTATAAATTTTATCTATACGATACACTTAAAACTTATAAATCACCTCTAGCCTATTGGATTGGCCCCAATCGAAAAGATAGCTTATTATACAAACTAGATAAACTTCATAATAAGCAATTACCTCTTTTGCATCATAAGTCAACTAAGGCTTATCTCGATAATTATAATCTAAAAGCGAAAACAATAGCTCAAAAATTATGCTTTAAAGCACAATTATTTTTACCGCATAATAATTTATCAATAGATATAAAACCATTAAATCCAGGTTGTATAATTGGTTATCATATAACATTCAATAAGATTGAAGTATTAAAAAATTATGAATTTTATTTTCCAGAGAAATTAGATTGGTTAGTCATTCCGCATTTAAATGTAAATTGGATATCCTATAATTTGGCAATAGAACTTATTAAAAACAAAATAAATGATAGGCGTTCTCCTTTAGTTTGGATAAAAAATAACAAGGATAATCTTTATAAGTATTTTATAACCTTTTGGTAG
- a CDS encoding DEAD/DEAH box helicase: protein MTTFSQLGLNKAYIKALKELNIINPTDIQEAVIPILLESRTDLIGLAQTGTGKTAAFGLPILNLIDTNMSEVQGLIIAPTRELVQQIKKQLFKFTKYVNHKIFVEGVYGGEKMDRQIKALNRTTHIVVATPGRLLDLVERGAVDISNVKTLVLDEADEMLSMGFKEDLSKILKYNTSKRNTWLFSATMPDEIKRIIKTYMSVDAIRIEVNKNALVNENISHHFINTSIKDKSNIIIRLLDKRQEERGVIFCRTKAGTKTLAKQLQDEGFAVGALEGDMQQKERDKVMRAFKNENLQVLVSTDVSARGIDVNNLAFVLHHQLPEHLEYYTHRSGRTARAGKTGQSIALIIPGEMQKISDTQKALGITFREMAM, encoded by the coding sequence ATGACAACATTTTCTCAACTAGGCCTTAATAAAGCTTATATAAAAGCATTAAAAGAACTGAATATTATAAATCCTACAGATATTCAGGAAGCAGTAATACCAATACTTTTGGAATCTAGAACGGATTTAATTGGTTTGGCGCAAACTGGTACAGGTAAAACAGCAGCTTTTGGGTTACCGATTTTAAATTTAATTGATACTAATATGTCTGAGGTACAAGGTTTAATAATTGCACCAACTAGAGAGCTTGTACAACAAATTAAGAAACAACTTTTTAAGTTTACAAAATACGTAAATCATAAGATTTTTGTAGAAGGCGTTTATGGTGGAGAGAAAATGGATAGGCAGATTAAAGCATTGAATAGAACAACACATATCGTTGTGGCTACACCAGGACGTTTACTAGATTTAGTAGAACGTGGAGCTGTAGATATTTCCAATGTAAAAACTTTAGTTTTAGATGAAGCAGACGAAATGCTAAGCATGGGTTTTAAAGAAGATTTGAGTAAAATTTTAAAGTATAATACTTCCAAAAGAAATACATGGTTATTCTCTGCAACTATGCCAGATGAAATAAAACGTATTATTAAAACCTACATGTCCGTTGATGCAATTAGAATTGAAGTAAACAAAAATGCTTTAGTAAATGAAAATATTTCACATCATTTCATTAATACAAGCATTAAAGATAAATCGAATATAATTATAAGACTCCTTGACAAAAGACAAGAGGAGCGAGGTGTTATATTTTGTAGAACTAAGGCAGGCACAAAAACTTTAGCAAAACAATTACAAGATGAAGGCTTTGCGGTTGGAGCTCTAGAAGGTGATATGCAACAAAAAGAGAGAGACAAGGTAATGCGTGCGTTTAAGAATGAGAATTTGCAAGTACTAGTTTCTACTGATGTTTCTGCTAGAGGGATAGATGTTAATAATTTGGCGTTTGTATTGCACCATCAATTACCTGAGCATTTAGAGTATTATACTCATAGAAGTGGCAGAACTGCTAGAGCAGGGAAAACAGGACAATCTATTGCTTTGATCATTCCTGGAGAAATGCAAAAAATTAGCGATACTCAGAAAGCTTTAGGTATTACATTTAGAGAAATGGCAATGTAA
- a CDS encoding T9SS type A sorting domain-containing protein: MKFKLAFFNIVLSILIFLLLLNAFPSKDLSINNQNYAMSHYGYLKLNLVSNNLISFTEFYFNSNASQGLDPGYDASLYGNLPSSFSIYSHLVQGDTGIAYSVQSLSDTDMNNITIPIGINASQGQEIVFSIAQTDILESINIYLEDREANTLILLNESTYSFTPSTNLSGTGRFYIKFEADVLSPTEQALDELKIYSNHTNNTFIVKGNLESDTELRLFDINGRLINYLVLDKVNTEHTINTSSVNTGVYIVKLSNKNSENRTQKIIIQ; encoded by the coding sequence GTGAAATTCAAACTAGCATTTTTTAATATAGTATTAAGTATTTTAATTTTTCTACTTCTTTTAAATGCTTTTCCTTCAAAAGATTTATCGATAAATAATCAGAATTACGCAATGTCTCATTATGGGTATTTAAAACTAAATTTAGTCTCTAACAATTTAATATCTTTTACCGAGTTTTATTTTAATAGTAATGCTTCACAAGGATTAGACCCAGGGTATGACGCATCATTATATGGTAATTTACCATCGTCCTTTTCAATTTATTCTCATTTAGTTCAAGGTGATACTGGAATTGCATATTCAGTTCAATCATTGAGCGATACTGATATGAATAACATAACGATACCAATAGGTATTAATGCAAGTCAAGGGCAAGAGATTGTATTTAGTATTGCACAAACTGATATACTAGAATCCATTAATATCTATTTAGAGGATAGAGAGGCAAATACATTAATACTCTTAAATGAAAGCACATATAGTTTTACTCCTTCAACTAATTTGTCTGGCACAGGACGCTTTTATATAAAGTTTGAGGCTGATGTGCTAAGTCCTACAGAACAAGCTTTAGATGAGTTAAAAATCTACTCAAACCATACCAATAACACTTTTATTGTTAAAGGAAATTTAGAAAGTGATACAGAATTAAGATTATTTGATATTAATGGAAGATTGATAAATTACCTTGTTTTAGATAAAGTAAATACAGAACACACAATTAACACTAGCTCAGTAAATACTGGTGTATATATAGTAAAACTTTCAAATAAAAATTCTGAAAATCGAACACAGAAAATAATTATTCAATAA
- a CDS encoding PQQ-dependent sugar dehydrogenase — protein MKNLFSKKPIGSIMPCISPKSFKVIIPVILFTSVIFFSAFPYFSGPGLITPKVIAPYANAAFPQTIDTDLDATYRIAFPNLRFFFPITFKMVPNQNKVILGQLNGIIYWFDNDETTTTKNTLLDLSAEVGLVSDGGFLGLTIHPEFDAPSNAKNYFYVYYATKNWNGQDLPGFGQYTGQGCNYSDNEHQGNFLILERFEVDPLTMTVVTNSRTTVLKNRMYGTTHYGGGLDFGDDGFLYLTTGDMASWERSQDIANNLEGGVIRIDVDKDPTKSHAPVRAKPADVGHSDEITGVEYWIPNDNPFSDTTPNSSTNIYGQLNLTTTDPADVYVSGDFFEEYYSIGLRNPFRMTKDSQTGEFYIGDVGLNSREEINVLNAGANYGWPLFEGTSNGPGCYSNLFNNMSHEEPLKSFGHDIANSITGGFVYRGTGIPELYGKYICADYGGGDEIFSVETDTGDYVQIGTFLPQDIISFGEDDQGELFILRLGSNTNIYKLIDDDLNGGDPPILLSDTGVFSDMSTLDVIDGFVPYELYESFWSDGALKKRWIAVPNTDGVHSGPTEQIKSSEYSDWEFPPGTVIVKHFDLQIDDNNPLVTRKIETRISVVDENGEMYFLTYNWNEAQTDATLQVTSLDEPIEIATSSGTRTQTWHFPSNSDCKDCHNEANKGGLGLKTRYLNTDYTYSETGLTANQLVTLSHLGIIDETITDSDTVDLISNKSLDDTNASLDEKARSYLDLNCAYCHRHDNNNRANFDLRYFNSLEATELLTASILSPLGIDPNEKIIYTGDASKSILYHRMNSVDPSTMMPPISKTIVDQPAVNVIEQWINQLDPNFIEAHNPNPISNLALLESAQLSGYVGLGNNRGAPIDILYDPSVDDYKVITQFSEYGVPYNGTSNNLGTVNADNGFFWRVDWPEPKFINYITFGGSYPNQPQPNTMWRVSYLREGTWHTIEEGQGGWIDNNTGDSWSDTAIYEWGGSNQTPVYAEALRLQLYSDGVNDLYRIHLRGRGGNTQFSNGADVDTQPKASLIQFLPFNNYTTIDNITAGTQTGCDNNDNTYTQDVTITYTNAPLTGSLVVNGQSFPITTSPQTVTLTGLNSDGLDVEVEAEFTDGYNTNYKSNGVLFTAPDDCINIMVGIDESIVINGDHTVATGGSLQILEGGSVTINGNLIINGTVELNSTSNKFSSLIVTGTSTGNIKYKKHVNLFNGSNGNDLLAPPVKGQDFGDFASKNPNIFENPSNPTQKLFGPFDEPSGEYQIYSTVSNATTLLNSGEGYRGARDASEDPISGTTFVFEGEMETNTVDIQINDTASSSYTGWNLIGNPYPSYIDFDAFFLLNKDKLDIASYQAIYGYDGNASDGWTILNNTTTGLSIAPGQGFLVKNKPGLQTISFTPAMRVNGSSDDFILGRTSPIEDKDFSLKLNTDDLSYSTKFYFDSNTTLGLDPGYDAALFASILPEFVIYSNLVEGNSGVPYAIQSIDDSNLENVVINIGVNASQGQNIIFSVDENDIPDSKNVYLEDRLLNTFTLLNTDTYSIIADTNLSGIGRFYLSIESNLLSTNDLPLDELLIYTNNSEKTIVIEGSIKNATNFKLYDINGRILKSIKLDVANSLQTINVEELSAGIYIAELSSSANEKRIEKLIVK, from the coding sequence ATGAAAAATCTTTTTTCCAAAAAACCTATTGGAAGTATAATGCCATGTATTAGCCCCAAGTCATTTAAGGTTATAATACCTGTAATCCTTTTTACTTCTGTAATATTCTTTAGTGCCTTTCCATATTTTTCTGGACCAGGATTAATAACGCCAAAAGTAATAGCTCCTTATGCAAATGCAGCTTTTCCTCAGACAATTGATACCGACTTAGATGCAACTTATAGAATTGCTTTTCCTAATTTAAGATTCTTCTTTCCAATTACCTTTAAAATGGTACCAAACCAGAATAAAGTTATTTTAGGTCAACTTAATGGCATTATATACTGGTTTGATAATGATGAAACAACAACCACTAAAAACACATTATTAGATTTATCAGCAGAAGTTGGTTTAGTCTCTGATGGAGGTTTCTTAGGCCTTACTATTCACCCGGAATTTGATGCGCCATCTAATGCTAAAAACTATTTTTATGTTTATTATGCGACTAAAAATTGGAACGGTCAAGATTTACCTGGATTTGGTCAATATACAGGTCAAGGTTGTAATTATAGCGACAATGAGCATCAAGGTAACTTTTTAATTCTTGAAAGATTTGAAGTCGATCCTTTAACTATGACCGTTGTAACTAATTCTCGTACGACTGTTTTAAAAAATAGAATGTATGGAACTACACATTATGGTGGAGGATTAGATTTTGGTGATGATGGGTTTTTATATCTTACTACTGGAGATATGGCATCATGGGAAAGATCTCAGGACATTGCTAATAACTTAGAAGGTGGAGTTATAAGAATTGATGTTGATAAGGACCCTACCAAAAGCCACGCACCTGTAAGAGCTAAACCAGCAGACGTAGGACATTCTGATGAAATTACTGGTGTAGAATATTGGATACCTAATGACAATCCATTCTCAGATACTACACCAAATTCAAGCACAAATATTTATGGCCAACTAAACCTTACGACAACTGATCCTGCTGATGTTTATGTTTCAGGAGATTTCTTTGAAGAATACTACAGTATAGGTTTAAGAAATCCATTTAGAATGACAAAAGACAGTCAAACCGGTGAATTTTACATAGGAGATGTTGGCTTAAACTCAAGAGAGGAAATTAATGTATTGAATGCTGGAGCAAATTATGGATGGCCATTATTTGAAGGTACTTCAAATGGCCCTGGTTGTTACTCAAATCTTTTTAATAACATGAGCCATGAAGAACCTTTAAAATCATTTGGACATGATATAGCAAATTCAATAACTGGCGGTTTTGTTTATAGAGGAACAGGAATACCAGAACTTTATGGAAAATACATATGTGCAGATTATGGTGGTGGAGATGAGATTTTTTCTGTAGAAACAGATACTGGTGATTATGTCCAAATTGGAACATTCTTACCACAAGATATTATTTCATTTGGTGAAGATGATCAAGGTGAGTTGTTTATTTTAAGACTAGGATCAAATACAAACATATACAAATTAATTGATGATGATTTAAATGGAGGAGATCCGCCTATTTTACTTTCTGATACAGGTGTGTTCTCTGATATGTCCACATTAGATGTCATTGATGGTTTTGTACCTTATGAATTATATGAATCATTTTGGTCTGATGGCGCATTGAAAAAGCGTTGGATTGCGGTGCCAAATACAGATGGTGTCCATTCTGGTCCGACAGAACAGATTAAATCTTCTGAATATAGTGATTGGGAATTTCCACCTGGAACAGTAATAGTTAAACATTTTGATTTACAAATAGATGATAATAACCCTTTAGTAACAAGGAAAATTGAGACTAGAATTTCTGTTGTAGATGAAAATGGTGAAATGTACTTTCTTACTTATAATTGGAATGAGGCACAAACCGACGCAACTTTGCAAGTAACAAGTTTAGATGAACCTATTGAAATAGCAACTAGTTCAGGTACAAGGACCCAAACGTGGCATTTCCCATCTAACTCAGATTGTAAAGATTGTCATAATGAAGCTAATAAAGGTGGACTTGGATTAAAAACAAGATATTTAAATACTGATTACACATATTCAGAGACTGGTTTGACGGCAAATCAGTTAGTTACCTTAAGTCATTTAGGTATTATAGACGAAACTATAACAGATTCGGATACAGTAGATTTAATATCTAATAAATCACTTGATGATACTAATGCATCTTTAGATGAAAAAGCAAGATCCTATTTAGATTTAAATTGTGCATATTGTCATAGACATGATAATAATAATAGGGCAAATTTTGATCTTAGATATTTTAATAGTCTAGAAGCTACTGAATTGTTAACAGCCAGCATTTTAAGTCCATTAGGAATCGACCCTAATGAAAAAATAATATATACAGGTGACGCTTCAAAGTCTATTTTATACCATAGGATGAATAGTGTAGATCCATCAACTATGATGCCACCTATTTCAAAAACAATAGTTGACCAACCTGCAGTAAATGTTATTGAACAATGGATAAATCAATTAGATCCTAATTTTATAGAAGCACATAACCCAAATCCAATTAGTAATTTGGCACTATTAGAATCTGCTCAACTAAGCGGATATGTAGGTCTTGGTAATAATAGAGGTGCTCCAATAGATATTTTATATGATCCTTCTGTTGATGATTATAAGGTTATTACTCAATTCTCTGAATATGGTGTCCCTTATAATGGTACGAGCAATAATTTAGGCACTGTAAATGCTGATAATGGCTTCTTTTGGAGAGTTGATTGGCCAGAGCCAAAGTTTATAAATTACATTACGTTTGGTGGTTCTTATCCTAATCAGCCTCAACCTAATACAATGTGGCGTGTGAGCTATCTACGTGAAGGAACATGGCATACAATAGAAGAAGGACAAGGTGGTTGGATTGATAATAATACTGGTGACAGCTGGAGTGATACCGCAATTTATGAATGGGGAGGATCTAATCAAACTCCTGTATATGCTGAAGCTCTAAGGTTACAATTATATAGTGATGGTGTAAATGATTTATATCGCATCCACTTAAGAGGAAGAGGTGGTAATACTCAATTTAGTAATGGTGCTGATGTTGATACTCAACCAAAAGCATCCTTAATACAATTTTTACCTTTTAATAATTATACTACTATCGATAATATAACCGCTGGAACTCAAACAGGTTGTGATAACAATGACAACACATATACTCAAGATGTAACAATTACTTACACAAATGCACCACTTACAGGTTCACTAGTTGTTAATGGGCAGTCGTTTCCTATTACTACAAGCCCTCAAACTGTTACTTTAACAGGTTTAAACTCTGATGGACTTGATGTAGAAGTAGAAGCTGAATTTACTGATGGGTACAATACAAATTACAAAAGCAATGGTGTTTTATTTACTGCACCTGATGATTGTATAAATATTATGGTAGGTATTGATGAAAGTATAGTTATCAATGGTGATCATACAGTAGCCACTGGAGGTAGTTTACAAATCTTGGAGGGTGGTAGTGTAACGATTAATGGAAACCTAATAATTAATGGGACCGTTGAGTTGAATTCTACATCAAATAAATTTTCAAGTTTAATTGTTACAGGTACTAGTACTGGTAATATTAAGTATAAAAAACATGTTAATTTGTTTAATGGATCTAATGGTAATGACTTATTAGCTCCGCCTGTAAAAGGGCAAGATTTTGGCGACTTTGCAAGTAAAAACCCAAACATTTTTGAAAACCCAAGTAATCCAACTCAAAAACTATTTGGTCCTTTTGACGAGCCTTCAGGTGAATATCAAATATATTCTACAGTTTCTAATGCTACTACGCTCTTAAATTCTGGAGAAGGATATAGAGGCGCAAGAGATGCTTCTGAAGACCCGATAAGTGGTACTACTTTTGTTTTTGAAGGTGAAATGGAAACTAATACAGTTGATATACAAATTAATGATACTGCTTCTTCCTCTTACACTGGTTGGAATTTAATTGGAAATCCTTATCCTTCATATATAGACTTTGATGCATTTTTCCTTTTGAATAAAGATAAGTTAGATATAGCTTCTTATCAAGCTATTTATGGATATGATGGTAATGCAAGTGATGGATGGACAATCCTCAATAATACAACTACTGGTTTATCAATAGCCCCAGGACAAGGTTTCTTAGTAAAAAATAAACCCGGTTTACAAACGATATCATTTACTCCAGCTATGCGTGTAAATGGTTCATCAGATGATTTTATACTTGGACGTACATCACCTATAGAAGACAAAGACTTTAGTCTTAAACTTAATACTGACGATTTAAGTTATAGTACAAAATTCTATTTTGACAGTAATACAACTTTAGGTTTAGATCCAGGATATGATGCTGCGTTGTTTGCAAGTATTTTGCCAGAATTCGTAATTTATTCAAATTTAGTGGAAGGTAATTCTGGTGTTCCATATGCTATTCAATCAATAGATGATTCTAACCTAGAAAATGTTGTTATTAATATCGGAGTTAATGCTAGTCAAGGACAAAACATCATATTTAGTGTTGATGAAAACGACATACCTGACTCTAAAAATGTATATTTAGAAGATCGATTACTTAATACATTTACATTGTTAAACACTGACACTTACAGTATAATTGCAGATACAAATTTATCTGGCATTGGTCGTTTCTATTTAAGTATAGAAAGTAATCTGTTAAGCACTAATGATTTACCTTTGGATGAATTATTGATTTATACAAATAATTCAGAAAAAACGATTGTAATTGAAGGTTCGATAAAAAATGCTACAAACTTTAAATTATATGATATTAATGGTAGAATATTAAAATCTATAAAATTAGATGTCGCAAATTCTCTGCAAACTATAAATGTAGAAGAATTAAGTGCTGGTATTTACATTGCAGAGCTAAGCTCTAGTGCCAATGAAAAACGAATCGAAAAGTTAATTGTTAAATAA
- a CDS encoding DUF4251 domain-containing protein: MVENIFGYIKIHSNCVLVISFLLLLSCGSSKRSNALELETFDAQKLLIGSGKFKFTAETAFSMQSNDVIDVTNALIRQTENANGRFSLSANNDYIIISLNKVKANLTYFGELRTAAYSDTRDTTIIFDQEPQAYKVNENEKKKTITLTFRIKNSTEQFNIKMLLFSNKTASVYIYSSNRTTIRYNGKVSSL; the protein is encoded by the coding sequence TTGGTAGAGAATATTTTTGGTTATATAAAAATACATAGTAATTGTGTATTAGTAATTTCATTTTTACTGCTTTTAAGTTGTGGAAGTTCAAAACGATCCAACGCATTAGAATTAGAGACTTTTGATGCACAGAAGCTATTGATAGGTTCTGGTAAATTTAAATTTACTGCTGAGACCGCTTTTTCAATGCAGTCAAATGATGTTATTGATGTTACAAATGCTTTAATACGTCAAACGGAAAATGCTAATGGAAGATTTTCTTTAAGTGCTAATAATGATTATATAATTATATCTCTAAATAAAGTTAAAGCTAACCTCACGTATTTTGGGGAGCTGCGCACTGCAGCTTACTCAGATACAAGAGACACAACTATTATTTTTGACCAAGAACCTCAAGCTTATAAGGTTAATGAAAATGAGAAAAAGAAAACGATAACACTTACTTTTAGAATTAAAAATTCAACTGAGCAATTTAATATTAAAATGCTTTTATTCTCTAATAAAACAGCTAGTGTTTATATCTATAGCTCTAACCGAACTACAATTAGGTACAATGGTAAAGTAAGTAGTTTATAG